Proteins from one Pseudomonas grandcourensis genomic window:
- a CDS encoding TatD family hydrolase codes for MLVDSHCHLDRLDLTAHDGSLDAALEAARQRGVGHFLCIGVSADNAADVKALAERYDDVDCSVGVHPLDVQPGAAPALDWLLHELNHPRVVAIGETGLDYHYEPEAAELQQESFRLHLQAAQQTGKPVIIHTRGARTDTLDLLREAALPQAGVLHCFTEDWEMAKSALDMGYYISLSGIVTFRNADALRDVASKVPADRLLVETDSPYLAPIPYRGKPNLPQYVREVAEFLAMLRGEPYERFAEQTTANFKRLFPLAHVKG; via the coding sequence ATGCTCGTAGATTCCCATTGCCACCTTGATCGCCTCGACCTGACCGCCCACGACGGCTCCCTGGATGCTGCCCTGGAGGCTGCCAGGCAGCGCGGGGTAGGGCACTTTCTGTGTATCGGTGTCAGCGCGGACAACGCGGCCGACGTCAAGGCCCTGGCCGAGCGTTATGACGACGTCGACTGCTCGGTGGGCGTGCACCCTCTGGATGTGCAGCCGGGGGCCGCGCCGGCGCTGGACTGGCTGTTGCACGAACTCAACCACCCGCGTGTGGTGGCGATTGGCGAAACAGGCCTGGACTATCACTACGAGCCGGAAGCGGCAGAGTTGCAGCAGGAATCCTTCCGCCTGCACCTGCAGGCAGCGCAACAAACCGGCAAACCGGTGATCATCCATACCCGTGGTGCCCGCACCGATACCCTGGACTTGCTGCGTGAAGCGGCGCTGCCCCAGGCGGGCGTACTGCATTGCTTTACCGAAGACTGGGAGATGGCGAAGTCTGCGCTAGACATGGGCTATTACATTTCCCTGTCCGGTATTGTCACTTTCCGCAATGCCGACGCGTTGCGCGATGTGGCCAGCAAGGTACCAGCCGACCGATTGCTGGTGGAAACCGACTCGCCGTACCTGGCGCCGATCCCCTATCGCGGCAAGCCAAACCTGCCGCAGTACGTGCGTGAAGTTGCGGAATTTCTGGCAATGTTGCGTGGTGAGCCCTACGAGCGGTTTGCCGAGCAGACCACGGCGAATTTCAAGCGACTGTTCCCGCTGGCGCACGTAAAAGGTTAA
- a CDS encoding DNA polymerase III subunit delta' — translation MAEAYPWQETLWQQLAGRAQHAHAYLLHGPAGIGKRALAERLMASLLCQRPNALEACGECKSCMLLKAGSHPDNYILEPEEADKAIKVDQVRDLVGFVVQTAQLGGRKVVLIEPAESMNINAANALLKSLEEPSGDTVLLLVSHQPGRLLPTIKSRCVQQACPLPGEAMSLKWLAQALPECSEDERVELLTLAAGSPLAAVNLQGQGVREQRAQVVEGVKKLLKQQQSPTQLAEEWKNIPMLRLFDWFCDWSSLILRYQLTQDEAGLGLTDMRKVVQYLAQKSAQGKVLDIQDWILAQRQKVLSKANLNPALLLEALLVQWASLPAQR, via the coding sequence GTGGCTGAGGCCTACCCGTGGCAGGAAACCCTCTGGCAGCAACTGGCCGGTCGCGCCCAGCATGCACACGCCTATCTGCTGCATGGCCCGGCCGGGATCGGCAAGCGGGCACTGGCCGAGCGTTTGATGGCCAGCTTGCTATGCCAGCGCCCGAACGCGCTGGAAGCCTGCGGCGAATGCAAATCCTGCATGCTGCTCAAGGCAGGTAGTCACCCGGATAACTACATCCTGGAGCCGGAAGAAGCCGACAAGGCGATCAAGGTCGATCAGGTTCGCGACCTGGTCGGTTTCGTGGTGCAGACCGCGCAGTTGGGCGGGCGCAAGGTGGTGCTGATCGAGCCGGCCGAGTCGATGAACATCAACGCCGCCAACGCCTTGCTCAAAAGCCTTGAAGAACCGTCCGGCGATACCGTTTTGCTGCTGGTCAGCCATCAGCCGGGCCGTTTGTTGCCAACCATCAAGAGTCGCTGCGTGCAGCAGGCCTGTCCGCTGCCGGGCGAGGCCATGAGCTTGAAGTGGCTGGCCCAGGCGTTGCCGGAGTGCTCCGAAGACGAGCGTGTCGAACTGCTGACCCTGGCCGCCGGTTCGCCGTTGGCGGCGGTCAATCTCCAGGGCCAGGGCGTGCGTGAACAGCGCGCGCAAGTGGTGGAAGGGGTGAAAAAACTCCTCAAGCAACAACAGTCGCCGACGCAACTTGCCGAAGAATGGAAAAACATTCCGATGTTGCGCCTGTTCGACTGGTTCTGCGATTGGTCGAGCCTGATCCTGCGCTATCAGTTGACCCAGGACGAAGCCGGCCTGGGCCTGACCGACATGCGCAAGGTCGTGCAATACCTGGCGCAGAAAAGTGCCCAGGGCAAAGTCCTCGATATCCAGGACTGGATCCTCGCCCAGCGGCAGAAAGTCCTGAGCAAGGCCAACCTCAACCCGGCCTTGCTGCTGGAGGCATTACTGGTGCAATGGGCGTCGTTGCCTGCCCAGCGATGA
- the tmk gene encoding dTMP kinase yields MTGLFITLEGPEGAGKSTNREYLAERLRAAGIEVVLTREPGGTPLAERIREVLLAPVDEVMNPDTELLLVFAARAQHLAEVIRPALARGAVVLCDRFTDSTYAYQGGGRGLSLERIATLETFVQGDLRPDLTLIFDLPVEVGLARASARGRLDRFELEGRTFFDAVRSAFLKRAKADPARYVLVDAAQPLAQVQQSLDALLPRLLELNRG; encoded by the coding sequence GTGACCGGCTTGTTTATTACTCTGGAAGGCCCGGAAGGCGCCGGCAAGAGCACCAATCGCGAATACCTGGCCGAGCGCCTGCGCGCCGCCGGCATCGAGGTGGTGCTGACCCGCGAGCCTGGTGGCACGCCGCTGGCCGAGCGCATCCGTGAAGTGCTGCTGGCCCCGGTCGATGAAGTCATGAACCCGGACACCGAGTTGCTGCTGGTGTTCGCGGCGCGTGCCCAACACCTCGCCGAAGTGATTCGCCCGGCGCTGGCCCGCGGTGCGGTGGTTTTGTGTGATCGTTTTACCGATTCGACATATGCCTACCAGGGCGGCGGTCGCGGCTTGTCGCTGGAGCGCATCGCGACCCTGGAAACCTTCGTCCAGGGCGATCTGCGCCCGGACCTGACGCTGATTTTCGATCTGCCTGTCGAAGTGGGTCTGGCCCGCGCCAGCGCTCGCGGTCGTCTGGATCGCTTTGAGCTCGAAGGTCGGACCTTTTTCGATGCCGTGCGCAGTGCCTTCCTCAAGCGAGCCAAGGCGGATCCGGCGCGTTATGTGCTGGTCGATGCTGCCCAGCCGTTGGCACAGGTCCAGCAATCGCTGGATGCCTTGCTGCCGCGCCTGCTGGAGTTGAACCGTGGCTGA
- the mltG gene encoding endolytic transglycosylase MltG, with protein sequence MRRKLLLLLETGVVLAGLLMGASAWKIHSALVQPLNIAQEQLLDVPKGTTPTRTFYRLEANGVIKDAFWLRVYWRFNLAKQPLHSGEYRMKPGMTVEGLIDLWKRGDMVQYSLTLVEGWNFRQVRAALAKEERLDHSLDGLSDSQVMDKLGHTGIFPEGRFFPDTYRYVRGMSDVELLKTAYDRLDEVLVKEWEQRSPDVPYTEPYQALIMASLVEKETGVPQERGQIAGVFVRRMAIGMLLQTDPTVIYGLGDRYSGKLTRAHLKESTPYNTYMNAGLPPTPISMVGREAIHAALNPVEGNSLYFVARGDGTHVFSDDLDAHNNAVKEFQLKRRADYRSSPAPATATEMPPTQAEQNGTQEAKASQEQAPIPAASPNTAPEALPQVPPQDPAPAPETPELDANAPKSSQ encoded by the coding sequence GTGAGACGTAAACTCTTGCTGCTGCTGGAAACCGGAGTGGTTCTGGCAGGGCTGCTGATGGGTGCTTCAGCCTGGAAAATTCATTCGGCGCTGGTACAGCCGCTGAACATTGCCCAGGAACAATTGCTGGATGTGCCCAAGGGCACCACGCCGACCCGCACCTTCTACCGACTCGAAGCCAATGGCGTCATCAAGGACGCATTCTGGCTGCGGGTGTATTGGCGCTTCAACCTCGCCAAACAACCCCTGCACAGCGGTGAATACCGCATGAAACCGGGCATGACCGTCGAAGGCCTGATCGACCTGTGGAAACGCGGGGACATGGTTCAGTACAGCCTGACCCTGGTCGAAGGCTGGAATTTCCGTCAGGTCCGTGCAGCGCTGGCCAAGGAAGAGAGGCTTGACCATAGTCTCGACGGTTTGAGCGACAGCCAGGTCATGGACAAGCTCGGCCACACCGGGATTTTTCCGGAGGGGCGATTCTTCCCTGACACCTATCGTTACGTACGGGGCATGTCCGATGTCGAGCTGCTGAAAACCGCTTACGACCGCCTCGACGAAGTTCTGGTCAAGGAGTGGGAACAGCGTTCTCCCGATGTGCCGTACACCGAGCCCTATCAGGCGCTGATCATGGCTTCGCTGGTGGAAAAGGAAACCGGCGTACCGCAGGAGCGTGGGCAGATTGCCGGCGTGTTTGTGCGCCGCATGGCGATAGGCATGCTGCTGCAGACCGACCCGACGGTGATCTACGGCCTCGGCGACCGCTACAGCGGCAAGCTGACCCGGGCTCACCTCAAGGAGTCGACGCCCTATAACACCTACATGAATGCGGGCCTGCCGCCGACCCCGATTTCCATGGTCGGCCGCGAAGCCATCCATGCGGCGCTCAATCCGGTGGAGGGCAACAGCCTTTACTTCGTGGCGCGTGGTGACGGCACTCATGTGTTCTCCGACGACCTGGATGCCCACAACAATGCCGTGAAGGAGTTCCAGCTCAAGCGTCGCGCCGACTACCGCTCCAGCCCGGCTCCCGCTACTGCGACCGAAATGCCGCCAACCCAGGCTGAGCAAAACGGTACGCAGGAGGCCAAGGCTTCGCAGGAGCAGGCGCCGATCCCGGCCGCTTCACCGAACACGGCTCCCGAGGCGCTGCCGCAAGTGCCGCCGCAGGATCCTGCGCCAGCCCCTGAAACGCCCGAACTCGATGCCAACGCACCGAAAAGCTCGCAATGA
- the pabC gene encoding aminodeoxychorismate lyase: MDSWVDGQPADALSLKDRGLAYGDGLFETIAVRNGQPVLLDRHLSRLADGCSRLAITAEHELIRSELLAYAAALGDGVLKLILTRGDGLRGYAPDPSAQARRILQGNPPAAYPAAHGEQGVRLFPCATRLSRQPLLAGIKHLNRLEQVLARAEWQDTEHAEGLMLDQAGRVIEGVFSNLFLVRDGVLITADLKRCGVAGVMRAEILFQARSLGIPTQISDIPLEQLQWADEVFVCNSVYGIWPVHAYAALHWPVGPLTRKLQTIARVLLDA; the protein is encoded by the coding sequence ATGGACAGCTGGGTCGACGGTCAGCCGGCTGACGCTTTGTCGCTGAAGGATCGCGGCCTGGCTTATGGCGATGGTCTGTTCGAGACCATCGCCGTGCGCAACGGGCAGCCCGTGTTGCTGGACCGGCATCTGTCGCGTCTGGCGGATGGCTGTTCGCGCCTGGCGATAACAGCCGAGCATGAGCTGATCCGCAGCGAACTGTTGGCCTACGCCGCGGCACTGGGTGACGGGGTGCTCAAGCTCATTCTCACCCGTGGCGACGGTCTGCGCGGTTACGCCCCCGATCCTTCGGCTCAGGCCCGACGCATTCTGCAAGGCAATCCACCGGCGGCTTACCCTGCTGCGCATGGCGAGCAGGGTGTACGTCTGTTTCCTTGCGCCACGCGATTGTCCAGGCAGCCATTACTGGCCGGTATCAAGCACCTGAATCGTCTTGAACAAGTCCTCGCCCGAGCCGAATGGCAGGACACCGAGCATGCCGAAGGCTTGATGCTCGATCAGGCCGGACGCGTGATTGAAGGCGTGTTCAGCAACTTGTTCCTGGTGCGTGATGGCGTGCTCATCACCGCTGACCTCAAGCGCTGCGGCGTGGCAGGCGTGATGCGTGCCGAAATATTGTTTCAGGCCAGGTCGTTGGGAATCCCCACGCAAATCTCCGATATCCCCCTCGAACAGCTGCAATGGGCTGACGAAGTCTTTGTCTGCAACAGCGTGTATGGTATTTGGCCGGTGCACGCCTATGCTGCTCTTCACTGGCCGGTTGGGCCGCTCACCCGTAAACTCCAAACCATTGCCCGTGTTCTACTGGATGCTTGA
- the fabF gene encoding beta-ketoacyl-ACP synthase II, whose amino-acid sequence MSRRRVVVTGMGMLSPLGTDVPSSWQGILAGRSGIGLIEHTDLSAYSTRFGGSVKDFNVEEYLSVKEARKLDLFIQYGLAAGFQAVRNSGLEVTDANRERIGVAMGSGIGGLTNIEETARTLHETGPRRISPFFVPGSIINMISGFLSIHLGAQGPNYAIATACTTGTHCIGMAARNIMYDEADVMIAGGAEMAACGLGMGGFGASRALSTRNDEPTRASRPWDKGRDGFVLSNGAGALVLEELEHAKARGATIYAELIGFGTSGDAYHMTSPPADGAGAARCITNALRDAKINGDQVQYINAHGTSTPAGDLAEVNAIKSVFGEHAYKLAVSSTKSMTGHLLGAAGAVEAIFSVLAINGQVAPPTINLDEPDEGCDLDFVPHTARNMDIDVVVSNSFGFGGTNGSLVFRRFAG is encoded by the coding sequence GTGTCGCGTAGACGCGTCGTAGTCACCGGTATGGGTATGTTGTCGCCACTGGGCACGGATGTGCCGAGCAGTTGGCAGGGCATTCTGGCTGGCCGCAGTGGCATTGGTCTGATCGAACACACCGACCTTTCTGCCTATTCCACCCGTTTTGGCGGCTCGGTAAAGGACTTCAATGTCGAGGAATACCTGTCGGTCAAGGAAGCCCGCAAGCTCGACCTGTTCATTCAATACGGTCTGGCCGCAGGTTTTCAGGCGGTACGCAATTCCGGTCTGGAAGTCACTGACGCCAACCGTGAGCGTATCGGCGTGGCCATGGGCTCGGGTATTGGCGGTCTGACCAATATCGAAGAAACCGCCCGCACGCTGCACGAGACCGGCCCACGACGGATTTCTCCGTTCTTCGTGCCAGGCTCGATCATCAATATGATTTCCGGTTTCCTGTCCATCCACCTCGGTGCACAGGGACCTAACTACGCCATCGCCACGGCCTGTACCACCGGTACACACTGCATTGGCATGGCAGCCCGCAACATCATGTACGACGAAGCCGACGTGATGATTGCCGGCGGCGCCGAGATGGCGGCCTGCGGTCTGGGCATGGGCGGCTTCGGTGCTTCCCGCGCGTTGTCGACCCGTAATGACGAGCCGACCCGCGCCAGCCGTCCATGGGACAAGGGCCGCGATGGCTTTGTGTTGTCCAATGGTGCCGGTGCGCTGGTGCTGGAAGAACTCGAGCACGCCAAGGCGCGTGGCGCGACTATCTACGCCGAGCTGATCGGCTTCGGCACCAGTGGCGATGCCTACCACATGACCTCGCCGCCAGCCGATGGCGCGGGTGCTGCGCGCTGCATCACCAATGCGCTGCGCGATGCCAAAATCAATGGCGATCAAGTGCAGTACATCAATGCCCACGGCACCTCGACTCCCGCAGGCGACCTGGCCGAAGTCAATGCGATCAAGTCGGTGTTCGGCGAGCACGCCTACAAGCTGGCCGTCAGTTCCACCAAGTCCATGACCGGCCACCTGCTGGGTGCGGCGGGCGCGGTCGAGGCGATCTTCAGCGTGCTGGCAATCAACGGCCAGGTGGCACCGCCGACCATCAACCTCGATGAGCCGGACGAAGGCTGCGACCTCGATTTCGTGCCGCACACGGCGCGCAACATGGATATCGATGTGGTCGTTTCCAACTCCTTCGGCTTTGGCGGCACCAACGGCTCGCTGGTGTTCCGCCGGTTCGCAGGCTGA
- the acpP gene encoding acyl carrier protein, with translation MSTIEERVKKIVAEQLGVKEEEVVNTASFVEDLGADSLDTVELVMALEEEFETEIPDEEAEKITTVQAAIDYVTSHQA, from the coding sequence ATGAGCACCATCGAAGAGCGCGTCAAGAAAATCGTTGCTGAGCAACTGGGCGTTAAAGAAGAAGAAGTGGTCAACACTGCTTCCTTCGTTGAAGACCTGGGTGCCGACTCCCTTGACACCGTTGAGCTGGTGATGGCTCTGGAAGAGGAATTCGAGACCGAAATCCCTGACGAAGAAGCCGAGAAGATCACTACTGTACAAGCTGCAATCGACTACGTTACTAGCCATCAGGCGTAA
- the fabG gene encoding 3-oxoacyl-ACP reductase FabG: MSLQGKVALVTGASRGIGQAIALELGRQGAIVVGTATSASGAERIAATLKENGIQGTGLELNVTSDESVAAVLASIQEQFGAPAILVNNAGITRDNLMMRMKDDEWHDVVDTNLNSLFRLSKGVLRGMTKARWGRIISIGSVVGAMGNAGQVNYAAAKAGLEGFSRALAREVGSRSITVNSVAPGFIDTDMTRELPEAQREALQTQIPLGRLGQAQEIASVVAFLASDGAAYVTGATIPVNGGMYM; the protein is encoded by the coding sequence ATGAGTCTGCAAGGTAAAGTTGCACTGGTCACCGGTGCCAGCCGTGGCATCGGCCAGGCTATCGCCCTGGAACTGGGTCGTCAGGGCGCCATCGTTGTGGGTACCGCGACCTCCGCGTCGGGTGCCGAGCGCATTGCCGCGACCCTGAAGGAAAACGGTATTCAGGGCACTGGCCTGGAACTCAACGTCACCAGCGACGAGTCCGTGGCTGCGGTCCTGGCGAGCATTCAGGAGCAGTTCGGTGCGCCGGCGATTCTGGTCAATAATGCCGGTATCACCCGCGATAACCTGATGATGCGCATGAAAGACGACGAGTGGCACGACGTTGTCGATACCAATCTGAACAGTCTGTTCCGCCTGTCCAAGGGCGTTTTGCGCGGCATGACCAAAGCCCGTTGGGGCCGAATTATCAGTATTGGCTCGGTTGTGGGTGCCATGGGCAACGCAGGCCAAGTAAACTACGCTGCCGCCAAGGCCGGTCTGGAAGGTTTCAGCCGTGCTCTGGCGCGTGAAGTCGGTTCGCGTTCGATTACGGTAAACTCGGTGGCCCCTGGGTTCATCGATACCGATATGACTCGTGAACTGCCCGAGGCACAGCGTGAAGCCTTGCAGACGCAGATTCCGCTGGGTCGTTTGGGGCAGGCTCAAGAGATCGCGTCCGTGGTCGCTTTTCTTGCGTCGGACGGTGCGGCTTACGTTACCGGAGCTACAATCCCGGTGAACGGCGGGATGTACATGTAA
- the fabD gene encoding ACP S-malonyltransferase has protein sequence MSASLAFVFPGQGSQSLGMLAELGAQHPVVLETFKEASDALGYDLWALTQQGPEEQLNQTDKTQPAILTASIALWRLWLAEGGARPAYVAGHSLGEYSALVAAGSLSLGDAVKLVERRGQLMQEAVPAGQGGMAAILGLDDADVLAACAEAAQGEVVSAVNFNSPGQVVIAGAKAAVERAIEGCKARGAKRAMPLPVSVPSHCELMRPAAERFAESIAAIDWQAPQIPVVQNVSAQVPADLETLKRDLLEQLYKPVRWVESVQVLAAKGATNLVECGPGKVLAGLNKRCAEGVSTSNLNTPDAFAAARAALA, from the coding sequence ATGTCTGCTTCCCTCGCATTCGTCTTTCCAGGACAGGGTTCGCAGTCCCTCGGCATGCTGGCCGAGCTGGGCGCGCAACATCCGGTTGTCCTTGAAACATTCAAAGAAGCTTCCGATGCACTGGGTTACGACCTGTGGGCACTGACCCAGCAAGGGCCGGAAGAGCAACTCAATCAAACCGATAAAACCCAACCGGCCATTCTGACCGCCTCTATCGCCCTGTGGCGTCTGTGGCTGGCCGAAGGTGGTGCGCGTCCGGCTTACGTTGCCGGACACAGCCTGGGTGAATACAGCGCGCTGGTCGCGGCAGGCAGCCTGAGCCTGGGCGACGCGGTGAAACTCGTCGAGCGTCGTGGTCAGTTGATGCAGGAAGCCGTTCCGGCCGGTCAGGGCGGCATGGCCGCCATCCTGGGCCTGGACGATGCCGACGTACTGGCGGCCTGTGCCGAAGCGGCGCAAGGCGAGGTGGTCAGCGCGGTCAATTTCAACTCGCCGGGCCAGGTGGTCATCGCCGGTGCCAAGGCTGCCGTCGAGCGCGCCATCGAAGGCTGCAAGGCGCGTGGTGCCAAGCGAGCCATGCCGTTGCCGGTCAGTGTGCCGTCGCACTGTGAGCTGATGCGTCCGGCTGCCGAGCGTTTCGCCGAATCGATCGCCGCGATCGACTGGCAGGCGCCGCAGATTCCTGTGGTGCAGAACGTCAGTGCCCAGGTGCCGGCCGATCTGGAAACCCTCAAGCGCGATCTGCTCGAGCAACTGTACAAGCCAGTACGCTGGGTTGAATCGGTCCAGGTGCTGGCCGCCAAGGGCGCAACCAACCTGGTCGAGTGTGGCCCGGGCAAAGTACTCGCCGGTCTGAACAAGCGTTGCGCCGAAGGCGTGTCGACATCCAACCTCAATACCCCAGACGCTTTCGCTGCCGCCCGTGCAGCGTTGGCCTGA
- the plsX gene encoding phosphate acyltransferase PlsX: MSAQVIAIDAMGGDFGPRSIVQASLACLSATPSLHLTLVGQPSLLEELIAGHPAVDRARLSITPASEVITMDEKPAQALRGKPDSSMRVALELLRDGKVQACVSAGNTGALMALSRFVLKTLPGIDRPAMVAAIPTQKGYCQLLDLGANVDCSAEHLLQFAVMGSVAAETLGIVRPRVALLNIGTEDIKGNQQVKLAATLLQGARGINYIGFIEGDGLYRGEADVVVCDGFVGNILLKSSEGLATMIAGRIEALFRKNLASRVVGALALPLMKRLQADLAPARHNGASFLGLQGIVVKSHGSAGVQGFQSAIQRALIEIQENLPERLHGRLEDLLL; encoded by the coding sequence TTGTCCGCTCAAGTCATCGCGATTGACGCAATGGGCGGGGACTTCGGTCCCCGCAGCATTGTCCAGGCCAGCCTTGCTTGCTTGTCTGCTACACCTTCGCTGCACCTGACCCTCGTCGGTCAACCCTCCCTTCTTGAAGAATTGATCGCTGGCCATCCGGCTGTGGATCGCGCGCGCCTGTCGATTACACCGGCGTCCGAAGTCATCACCATGGACGAAAAGCCTGCCCAGGCCCTGCGTGGCAAACCTGACTCGTCGATGCGCGTGGCGCTTGAGTTGTTGCGTGACGGCAAGGTCCAGGCCTGTGTCAGTGCCGGCAACACCGGGGCGCTGATGGCGTTGTCGCGGTTCGTGCTCAAGACCTTGCCGGGCATTGACCGCCCGGCCATGGTGGCGGCGATTCCGACACAGAAGGGTTACTGCCAGTTGCTCGACCTGGGCGCCAACGTCGATTGCAGTGCCGAGCATCTGTTGCAGTTTGCGGTCATGGGTTCGGTTGCGGCTGAAACCCTGGGCATAGTGCGTCCTCGGGTGGCGTTGCTGAACATCGGCACCGAAGACATCAAGGGCAATCAACAGGTCAAGTTGGCAGCGACGTTGTTGCAAGGCGCCCGTGGCATCAATTACATCGGCTTTATCGAGGGCGACGGTTTGTACCGTGGCGAAGCGGATGTGGTGGTGTGTGACGGTTTTGTCGGCAACATCCTGCTCAAATCCAGCGAAGGTCTGGCGACCATGATTGCCGGGCGCATCGAGGCGTTGTTCAGGAAGAACTTGGCCTCTCGCGTGGTCGGCGCGCTGGCGCTGCCGTTGATGAAGCGTTTGCAGGCCGATCTGGCGCCTGCCCGGCACAACGGCGCGAGCTTTCTCGGCTTGCAGGGGATTGTGGTGAAAAGCCACGGTTCTGCCGGGGTCCAGGGTTTTCAAAGTGCCATTCAGCGCGCCTTGATCGAGATTCAAGAGAATCTTCCTGAACGCCTGCACGGTCGTCTGGAGGATTTGTTGCTTTAG
- the rpmF gene encoding 50S ribosomal protein L32 has translation MAVQQNKKSRSARDMRRSHDALEASTLSVEKTTGEVHLRHHVSPEGVYRGRKVIDKGADE, from the coding sequence ATGGCTGTTCAGCAGAACAAAAAATCCCGCTCTGCCCGTGACATGCGCCGTTCGCACGACGCTCTCGAGGCTAGCACCCTGTCTGTAGAAAAAACCACCGGTGAAGTTCACCTGCGTCACCACGTATCGCCAGAAGGCGTATACCGTGGCCGTAAAGTGATCGACAAGGGCGCTGACGAGTAA
- a CDS encoding YceD family protein → MLNDPIPPHVDPRKLADRGTTLQGEMLLADLERLCDPLSDTVGTVQAKFVFERDERKSVVIHSFIDTEVKMVCQRCLELVTLPIHSECSYAVVKEGANTQSLPKGYDVLELGEDPLDLQSLIEEELLLALPIVPAHHPEECQQPAGLDEPEPSEDEVTRSNPFSVLAQLKRDPNV, encoded by the coding sequence ATGTTGAATGACCCGATTCCACCTCACGTTGACCCGCGCAAATTGGCTGATCGTGGCACCACCCTTCAAGGTGAAATGCTGCTGGCCGATTTGGAGAGACTCTGCGACCCGCTTTCCGACACTGTCGGTACGGTGCAGGCTAAATTCGTTTTTGAACGAGATGAACGTAAATCTGTGGTCATCCACAGCTTTATCGACACTGAAGTCAAAATGGTTTGCCAGCGTTGTCTTGAGCTGGTCACCCTGCCGATCCACAGCGAATGCAGTTACGCTGTGGTGAAGGAGGGTGCGAATACCCAGTCGTTGCCGAAAGGTTATGACGTGCTGGAACTGGGCGAAGATCCTTTGGATCTGCAGTCACTGATCGAGGAGGAGCTTCTGCTCGCCTTGCCCATTGTGCCTGCTCATCATCCGGAAGAATGCCAGCAGCCGGCGGGTCTCGATGAGCCCGAACCGAGCGAGGACGAGGTAACGCGGTCCAACCCGTTCAGTGTATTGGCGCAGTTAAAGCGTGACCCAAACGTTTAG
- a CDS encoding nucleoside triphosphate pyrophosphatase, translating to MLPLLLASSSAYRRELLTRLQLPFTCSSPDIDESHRPGESAIELVKRLAEEKARALAGSHTAHLIIGSDQVAVLGERIIGKPHTFEKAREQLLAASGASVTFLTGLALLNSQTGHCQVDCVPFTVHMRTLDATRIERYLRAEQPYDCAGSFKAEGLGVSLFRSTEGPDATSLIGLPLIRLIDMLLTEGVQIP from the coding sequence ATGCTGCCATTATTACTCGCTTCCAGCTCGGCCTATCGCCGGGAATTACTGACCCGCCTGCAGCTGCCTTTCACTTGCAGCTCGCCGGATATCGACGAAAGCCATCGCCCGGGCGAATCCGCCATCGAGCTGGTCAAACGCCTCGCCGAAGAGAAAGCCCGCGCCCTGGCCGGCAGCCATACCGCTCATCTGATAATCGGCTCCGACCAGGTCGCCGTGCTGGGAGAGCGGATTATCGGCAAGCCCCACACGTTCGAAAAGGCCCGCGAACAACTGCTGGCCGCCAGCGGCGCCAGCGTGACGTTCCTGACTGGCCTGGCCCTGCTCAACAGCCAGACCGGGCACTGCCAGGTCGATTGCGTGCCGTTCACCGTACACATGCGCACACTCGACGCAACCCGCATCGAACGCTACCTGCGCGCCGAGCAACCCTACGACTGCGCAGGCAGCTTCAAGGCCGAAGGCCTGGGGGTAAGCCTGTTTCGCAGCACAGAGGGCCCCGACGCCACCAGCCTGATCGGCCTGCCGCTGATTCGCCTGATCGACATGCTGTTGACTGAAGGCGTGCAAATCCCCTGA